GGCTCCACTATCACACGCATTGCTACAAGCGGTTTGAAATTCTTCATCTTTAACGGGTCTTCCATCACGCTTAGCATCTAATATAGATTTTTGAGTCATTTGAATACACATTGAGCATTTCTCCATCACACCTCTTGAGCGCACAGTTACATCTGGATTAAGCACCATTCTTCCCAAATCATTATTCATATGATAATCAAACTCATCATTTTTGTTATATCTAAACCAGTTGAAACGTCTTACTTTATAAGGACAGTTGTTTCCACAATAACGTGTTCCAATACAACGGTTGTAAGTCATTTGGTTTTGACCTTGACGTCCGTGACCAATAGCTCCAACAGGACAAACCGTTTCACAAGGGGCGTGATTACAATGTTGGCACATTACAGGCTGAAACGCTACCTGAGGATTGTCAAATGACTCGTCTTCTACTCTTCTATGGTGGTCTAAAGCTCCATCTTCTTTATAGCGTTTTTGTTCTTCATCAAATGTATCGCCAGCAGAATAGTAACGATCAATACGCAACCAGTGCATATTTCTGTTGTTTCGCACTTCTGCTTTACCAACTACTGGTACGTTATTTTCAGAATGACAAGCAATCACACAAGCTCCACATCCCGTACAAGCATTTAAATCTATTGACAAATTAAAATGATGACCAATTGAACGGTCAAATTCTTGCCATAGATTAACCTTATTTGAATCAAAAGGATATTCTTTGTGATCTTTAGAAAAAACTGGTGTTGGATTCCATTCTTCTTTGTCTTTATTAACATAGTCGGCAAGACTGGTTTCTACAATAATGTCTTTTCGACCTGCCATCGTGTTTTGCAATTGCAAACTGGCAAATTCGTGATTTCCTGAAGTCTTTTCTATGCTGATGCCTTGAATGTTGCTAAAGTCTTTATATAAAGGATAAGCATTCACGCCGACTTTCATTTCATCTTGTAAGCCTTCAACTTGTCCATAACCAAGGGCTAAACCAACAGAACCAGGAGCTTGACCTGGCTGAACCATAACTGGCACATTATTTAAGGTCGTTTGACCAAGTGTGATATTCACTAAATCGCCATCAATAGCACCTTTAGAGGTTACTCTATTTTCTATACCAAGTTTGTCTGCGTCAGTTTTAGAAATCGTTAAATAATTATCCCAAGTATTTCTTGTGATTGGATCTGGGAATTCTTGAAGCCAAGGATTGTTAGCACCTTTGCCATCACCCATTGCTACTTTGGTATAAAGCGTTAATTCAAAATCACCTTTTGGCGAATTAGAATTAAAAGCACTTATCATTTGACTTAAAGATTCAGTTGTAGTTGAATTGTTTTCTGATTTTTCAGTTGAAACTTCGTTTTTAGCTTCAAAAACACCATCGTGTAAAGCTGTATTCCATTTAACACCATTGGCGTATTCACTAAAGCTATTTTTAAGATAATCGTAATATTTTTCGTCGCTATCAGTCCATTTCAAAAGGCATTCTTGAAATTGTCTGGTATTGAATATTTTTTGAATTGTAGGTTGTGTTAAGGCAAAATGGTTTTTGGTCATTTGCACATCTCCCCATGATTCTAAATAATGTGGTGTAGTCGCAACATATTTTGATAACATTGCTGTTTTGTGTTTTGTGGTTGCAAAACTCACACTACATTTCACTTTCTTAAGCCCTGAAATAAATTGGTCGGCTTCAGGCAAAGCATAAGCTGGATCGACACCGCAAGAAATCAATGCACCAACTTTTCCAGCATTCATATCCTTGACTAGCGTTTTAACATCATCATCATTACCTTGTCTTATCAATCGGTAATTTTGAGTATCAATAACTTGAGATCCAAGTGCTTCGTTGATAGCCAAAGCCATTGCTTGAGCGGCTTTATCTTGAATACCTGTTACAAAAATGGCTTTGTTTCCAGCTTTTTTAAGATGTTTTACTGCTTTAGTCGTTGCTTTTTTATGTTTGTCATCAAGTTTTGGCGAGACAGAAACTTCACCAGAAATCTGTCTGTATATTTCTAAGAGTATATTTTTCTGAACACTTGGCTTAGCAGGTACGCGTTCATCGGCATTAGCACCAGTTGTTGTTAAATTGGCTTCAAATTGGATATGTTTAGACATTTTTCCGTTTTGTGGCACACGACTTTTTGAATAGTCAGCGTCAAAACCGCCACCTTGCCAATCTCCTAAAATATCAGCACCGACAGAAACGATAGTTTCAGCTTTAGAAAAATCATAATTAGGTAATGCTCTTACGCCGTATTTAGCTTTAAACGCTTCTAACATTGAATGTTCAGAAACTGCATCGTAAGTAATATGTTTTGCCGTTGGATATTTTGCTTTAAAATCTTCAATCAATTTTTGAGTGCTTGGACTCGCAAAAGTTTGAGTTAAAAACACAATAGGCTTGCCTCCAACAGTGTCTAATTCTTTTTTTACCGCATCATCAAAAGTTTTCCAAGTCACATCTGCACCATCAATGCTTGGATTTTGCAAACGTTTAGTATCATATAAAGATAAAACTGAAGCGTGAACTCTGGCACCACCAGCGACTTTAGCTTTAGACTTATCATTCCACTCAATTTTTATAGGTCTTCCTTCGCGGGTTTTAACCAAAACGCTTGAAAAGTCAAACCCATCAGCCATAGTCGTGGCATAATAGTTTGCTACGCCAGGCACGATACGTTCTGGCTGAAACACATAAGGAATCGACTTAATCACAGGACCTTCACAAGTCGCTAAAGTAGCAGCCGCTGTGCTAAAACCGACATACTTTAAAAAATCTCTTCGGCTTGTAGAAGATTCATCTTGAGATTCTTCTTCTCTGATCTGCGATTTGCTCGGTAAATCCTCAGTAAATTCTTTGGTTTGAAGAGCCTCAACTACAGAGCTATCAGCGTTGAGCTCTTCAGGGTTTTTCCAGTATTTTTTATTTGAAGACATATAAGAGTAAGTATTTCTATGGTTGATTAATAATGACATTTACCACATTCTATTCCACCCATATCGGCTACGGTAAATTCTTCTACATTATATTTTTTTGATAATTCTTCGTGAATTTTAGTATAGTATCCATTGTCTTTTACCTTAACATTGGTAGTTCGATGACAATTTATACACCATCCCATTGTTAAAGGTGCGTTTTGATACATCACCTCCATTTCTTGAACAGGACCGTGACATTGTTGACACGCAATTTGCCCTACCGTAACGTGCTGTGAATGGTTAAAATAAACCAAGTCAGGTAAATTATGAATTCTAACCCACTTAACAGGTTTAGATTCACCCGTAAAAGATTGCGTGGTTTTATCCCAACCTACAGCTTCATAAAGTTTGGCGATTTCAGCATTATAATCTACATTAAATTCTTCTTTACCTTTAGCTTGTGTTTCAGGTGCCACTTCTGCGATTTGTTTGTGACAATTCATACAAACATTGAGAGAAGGAATGCCCGAATGTTTTGAAACTCGAGCTGATGAGTGACAGTATTTACAATTTATTTTATTATCACCAGCGTGAATTCTATGTGAATAATGAATAGGCTGAATCGGTTCGTAACCTTGGTCAACACCAACTTGCATCAAATAGCCATAACCAAACCAAGCCGTGGCAAGCAAAAATATAACTGCTGTAACCAAAACTAAAAATCCATTTTCAGCATAAGCTTTCCACAATGGTTTTTTTGGTCGCTCATCTTCAGATTTAATTTTAACGCCGTTTACCTCAGCAAAGCGGTTAAGCGTTTTATTGACTAAATATAAAATAACGACAAGCAGTAATAAAACAAAGGATAAAATTGCTAAAATTAAATCTGTAGAAATTTGATTACCTTGAGCTTGCCCACCGGCAGATGCATTGTCTGCAACAGCGACTTTAGGTTCAGGTTTTGGCTGTTCCACATAAGCTAAAATATCATCGATATCTTGATTGCTCAACTGCGGAAAGGTGTTCATAGCCGTCTGGTTGTATTCTTCATAAATAGCCACTGCCCTTGAATCACCAGACTTAATAAGTTGTTGATTGTTTCTAATCCAAGCATAAAGCCATTCAAAATCACCATTATATTTATTGACGACACCGTTCAAAGCTGGTCCAACAAATCTTTCATAAGGTTTGTGGCAAGTCGCACATAAAGATTTGAATAGCTTTTCTCCCTTTGCAGGATCTCCTCCAGGAACAACTGAACTTGCGGTGTCAGTATTTTCTGCAGAAGCTGTTGCCGTGCTATCTACTTTTGCATCTTGAGAATAAGCACTAATGCTAAAAAGAATAAAGAATAAAGCAAAAAGAGAAGGGCGTAGAATCACCTTTTTCATAATAGTTTTCAATTAATATTAAATCAGACTATTCGCATGTCTATAAAAAAATTGAATACAAAAATAAGATAATAGGTTGATTTTGGTAATGCTGATATTTGTTAAAAGTTAATTTAAAGTGTTTCTAAATAATAAAATCAATCTTTGTATCAAAATAATTTATTTTTGTAAAACGTTTGAACTAATAACTTATGAAAAATCTGTATTGTATCTTATTCATTTGTTTGAGCTTAGCTATAAAAGCTCAAAATACAACTGTCAACACTCAAACTTTAGATAGCTTACTTTGGCTGAAGAAAAAGATGGTTAAAGATCACGAACTCAAGTCATTTTATACCATTCAGATTTTTTCAGGCACGAGAGAAAATGCTGAACAAACTAAAAGAGAATATGATTCTAAAGGCTATGGATATCAAGCTACAATAGAATACGAAACGCCAAATTATAAAGTATGGGTTGGTGAGTTTCGAACAAAATTGTATGCCGATAAAGCTTTTGCTGAGCTCAAAAAAGATTATCCCAATGCTTTAATTTTTAGACCAGGGCGATAAATCATTTTGTAAGGTTTTAAATTTTCAAACGATAAAACAATTCGTAACTAATCAGTGTCAAAAATAAGACTATAAATTTTGGATAATACAAACTGAGCATATATTTTCTTTGTGCTTATTTCAATTTTTTAAAAAAAATTTCAAATAAGCCACTCATTAGAGCTTGATTTTAAAAATCAGACCTTTATCAACATTTTTAACTTTTTGGATTGATAACTAATTGGTTAATAATTTGTTTGTTACAAACATACCACCCTACATTTGTAAGAAAAAAAGTTGGAAAAGGATAAGCTTATAGAATCACTCTTGCAGAAGGTAGAAGAACTTTCTAAAAAGCTAATTGCTTTAGAATTAGAAAATAGTCAACTTAAAGCACGACTTACCAAATATGAAACTCCAAAAAACAGTAATAATAGCTCCATACCACCCTCAAAGGATGAAAATAGACCAAAGAGGAAAAGCCTAAGAATAAAGACAGGGCGTAAGCCGGTGGGCAAACAGAAGAAAAGGCAATACTTTGAAGATGGTTGAGATACCTGATGTTACAGAAGAACACATACCAGATTATTGTAACTGTTGTGGAAACGACCTTTCATCACTTCCACATCAATATGCAGGAAGTCGACAGGTATTTGACATCCCTGAAATAAAAATAAAAGTCACAGAACACAAGGTTTATAAAAAAGTTTGTCCTTGCGGTTGTGAAACAAAAAGCGACTATCCATCACAAGCAAATGCACCCGTAAGCTATGGGAATAATATTGAAAGTTTAATAGGATATTTTCATACCAGACAATACTTGCCTTTTAAGAGAATGCAAGAAATGTTCAATACGGTTTTTAATATTCCTATAAGTGAAGGAGGAATACACTATTTATTAAACAAACTTGTCACTAAAGCTGAACCTGCATATAATCTGATAAAACAAGAAATAGCAAACTCAAAATCACCTATCGGTAGCGATGAAACAGAGTAAAAGTATCAGGAGACAAAAACTGGGCGTGGACATGGCAAAATGAAAAAGCAACCTTTATTACCATAACTGATAATAGAGGACAAAAAAGTATAGAACAAACCTTTGAAAATGGTTTTGAAAATGCTGTGTTAGTGCACGATTGTTGGAAGAGTCATTTCAATACCAACGCTCAATCACACCAAATTTGCATGGCACATTTACTTCGGGATTTAAACTATCTAACTGAAAAAGCACGATCATAAATGGAGTAGAGCTTGCAAAAACTTATTTTTAAAAGCCATCAACTTTAAGAAAAATATAAAAGATATAGCCTTTAACAAGGATTGTCCAATAAAGAAAAGTATAGAAAAAAGAATGGATATCATCTTAAATCATGATCCGCCAAAAGAACATAAAGAATTAATAACTTTTAAAAAAAGACTTATAAAATACAGGAACTATATCTTTACATTCCTCTATCATCTGGATGTACCTCCAGATAACAACGCCTCTGAAAGAGCAATAAGAAATATAAAAGTAAAACAGAAAATCTCTGGACAATTTAGATCAGAACAGGGCTGTGATAACTTTGCCATACTTAGATCTGTAACAGATTCTTGTTTAAAAAATCAGCAATCAGTTTTATCTACACTAAATATTATTGCTAATTTGCGGACTGATTAGTTACAACAATTCAAATGCTATAAAAATTGAATTCTAAAACCGCTATTCTCGTTTTTGCCAATTCGCCTGAAGTTGATGCTCAGCGTAAAGGAATTCAACACGGCGAAAAGTTGTTTGAACAACTGAACCAAAACTTGATTCAAAAGGTAAAACGAAGTCGGTTACCCTATTTTATAACTACCGAGAAAACTCAAAAAGGGAAAAACTTTGGCGAACGCTTTTATAATGCTATTAGTGATGTTTTTGAGTCTGGTTATCAACAAGTCATCACAATTGGAAATGATACACCTCAGCTTCTAACTCAACATATCCTCAAAGCTCACCAGGCTCTAAATCAAAACAATACAATCTTAGGACCTTCAGTTGATGGTGGGTTTTACATTCTTGGAATTCACAAAAACACCTTTGATGATTTAGATTTTAAAAATTTGGCTTGGCAAACTTCTAAGTTGTTCAATCAAATTAAATCAGCTTTAATTGGTCTTCAAAACAATGTGCTTTGCTTAGAAACTTTTAATGACATCGACAATATTGAAAGTTTAAAACACATTCAAAATTTTATCCATAAAATTTCAGCTCAAATACAACATTTGATTTCAATTTTAATCAAACGATTTGAGTTTATATTTTTCAACCTACAATTTTCAACTTTAGGTGTTAATACTCAAATACCATTTAATAAAGGTTCGCCACGATTAGTCTCAATCACGCGTTAAAAATTTTATTTTCAAATCCTTTATTAAATCTAAAAAATGACCAGATTTTTAAGCCTGTGTTGTATTCTACTGACTTGGTTAGGATTAGCACAACAAGACATCAACGTTACCGTTATTGACCTTGAAAACAACCAAAGTATTTCAAATATTGAAATTCGATTACAAAACGAAAATCAAGGAATCAATATCACAAAAACTACAAACGAAAAGGGACAAGTGGTGTTTAAAAATATTTTGCCTTTGAACGGTTACAAAATCATTTTTGAAGGCAATACAACATACGTCCAACAACAATCAGAGCCAATCGATATCCGTTCTAACGAAAATATCAATTTACCATTTTATCTTATCTCCAAAGATTTTGCTGAACAATCTTTAGACGAAGTTTTGATTACTCAACAAAAGACGAGTCGAATTAATCGTCAAGACGCTGAAGTTTCTTTTGAGTTAGAAGCCCAAGAAATAGAAGAAATACCTGTTGAAGGCCGAGATATCACTCGAGTTCTGTATAGGATTCCCAATGTTACTCAAGCCACAGGATTTTTTCCTGAAGCACCAAATGTGAGTATCAATGGAGCAAACCCGCTTTTTACATCCTATTTAATCGACGGGATGGATAATAATGAGCGTTTTCTCGGTGGACAGCGTTTTGCTATTCCAGCTGGTTTTGTGAAAGACATTACCGTTTTGACCAGTAATTTTTCAGCAGAATATGGATTGACCAGCAATGGTGTCATTGATATTACAACCAAATCTGGTGGTAACGAACATCACGGCGAAGTTTTTTTTGTGACGCGACCTGGCCTAGAAATTGACGGTCAAACCGATTTTGCCCAACGCGATTTGTCTGGCAACTTGGTTAAAGATGGCTTTGCGAGATACCAATCTGGTTTTGCTGTTGGTGGTCCAATTGTAAAAGACAAAACTTTTTATTTTATCAATTTTGAACACACAACTGACCAAAAAGACAACCTATTAAATTCTCCAGATTTAGGAGTTATAGAAACGGTTGAAGGCACTAATACATTCAATTATTTTTCAGCTAAAATCGACCACATTTGGAAAGAAAATTTTAGAAGTTCTTTGAGAGCCAATATCGGCGTCATCGATATAGAACAACAAGGTGGCGGACTTGAAGGTGGCGTAACCTTTCCATCGGTCGCAAGTGCACAAGAGCGTAATAGCATTAATTTGGCTTTAAAAAATGCATACAATATTGGCAATATGAGTTTTGAAACCAATGTTCTTTATGGGCGTTTTCGTTGGAATTACGCTGACCCCGATAATGGCGCTTCGCCTCAAGTTACCGTGAGAAACCCTGCCGACCAACCTGTTGCCATTGTTGGTCATCCTGGATTTGTGTTTGACGAAATTGAAAACACGGTTCAGATTCAACAAAAATTTAAGTGGTATTTAGAAAACCATACCATCAAAGCAGGTTTTAATTATATCAGTGGCGACCACGAATTGTTTGGCGGTGGTAATCCTAATGGAAACTACATAGTAAGATTAACCGACCAACAACTCAACACGCTAAATAGTCAAAATATTGGTGGCGCGTTAAATGTCGATGATATTCCTTTGGATGCTGAAGTGGTGAATTATGGTGTTGAATTAAGACCTTCATCTTTTGGCACGACTCAAAACATCACGTCGTTTTATGTTGAAGATTTATGGAAAATCAATGATAAACTCAATGCCACTATAGGTTTAAGATACGATTATGACAACTTATCTAAAGGCGGAAGCACCGATGGCGACACCGACAACATCGCCCCACGACTCAACTTTAACTTTAAACTTACTGAAAATTCTGTGATACGCGGTGGATATGCCATTGCCTACGATAAAATTAACTATGCGATTTATAGTGATGCTTTACAATTGAACAACAATTCTGAAGACTATAAACTGCAAATTCAAGAACTCGTAAATCAAAGTATTTTACCTGCTGATACTGATATTGACCGCGTAACTTTCAATGGAAATTTGACGGCTAATTTTAGTAACATCAACTTTTTAGAAGGACCATCGCCCGCAGATTTGGCTGGAAGTGAACAAAATGTGTTTTCTAATGAAAGAAGAATATTAAATCCAAATGGTTATGACAATCCTTATTCACATCAATTTACTTTAGGCTATCAAGTTCAGTTGGAGAATGACAAATTGTTTTTTGTAGATGTAATGCACAATCGGGGCAAAAATTTATTTCGTTTAAGAAATCTCAATCTGCCGAACCCTTTCCAATAGGAAGTGATTTTTCTCCTGATGATGTGAGAACCATAGAAGAAGCCGATGCAACTCGACCCATACCTATCGTGAATGGCGTTGGAATTATTGACGGACAAGAAGTTGAAGGTGTGGCGAGAAACGTGGTAGTTACTGAAACCAAAGGCGAATCTGAATATTGGGCGACGAGTTTTAATTTGCAAAAAGCCCGAGGTCAAAACAACTATTCATATCGTGTCAATTACACTTTATCATCTTTAAAAAATGATACAGAAGATATCAACTTTAGAGCTATGGATGCCAATAATTTTGATGCAGAATGGGGACCGTCTATCAATGACAGGCGACATAATATTAATGGTATTTTTAATTATTATCCTTTTGAAGGCACGACCATAACTTTGGTCGCACTTTTACAAAGCGGACAACCCATCAACAGAATTCCTGACGGTGAAGTTTTTGGCACAACCGACTTGAATGGCGATGGTTCAGGCTTTGGCGATGCTTATGTGGGCAACAGCGACCGCTCACCTGGCAGATCCAGAAACAACGACCGCTTGCCGTGGAATAACACTTTTGATGTTGGTGTTCAGCATCGGTTTAAATTGAGTAACAACCACCGCTTAGAGTTTCGAGCTGATATATTTAATGTCTTGAATGCAGAAAACTTGAGTGGATTTTTTAACAATGCCACGCAGAGTAACCAAATTCAGGCTGGACCAGCATCTTCTGGGCGTTTTGTGCGACGAAATGCTGGACCGCCAAGACAGTTTCAGTTTGGGGTGAGGTATTTGTTTTGAGTTTAATAAAAGTCTCTCGCAAAGTCGCGAAGGCGCGAAAGAATATTTTAATTAACAATAAATCTAAATAATTTTATGGCATTGATTATGGTATCTTTATTTTTTAACTAAGGAAATAAAACTTTGCGTTCATTGCGTCTCAGCGGTGAAAATAAATAACCGCAAAGTCGCTAAGAACGCTGAGATTCTCAATTAGTCATTTTATTAAGCACATCGCAAAAACATAATTAAAGTAAAAACTATGCATAAATCCATTATAACAATTATTCTAATCTGTTTTTTAGGCTGTAAAACTGATAAAACTTCAGATGAAAGCGTAGATTTATCTGATTGGGCGCTGATTGAAACGCAAGGTCAAAGACAAAATATCAATTTGATGATGTGGAAAGGCGACCCGAAAATCAACGCTTATATGAGCGATTATGTTTTGCCCAAGGTAAAGGCTCAATACGGGATTGATGTCAACATTGTCAGTGGTCAAGGCAATATGATTGTGCAAAGTTTGATGACCGAATTGCAAGCTAATAAAAGTGAAAGCGAGATTGATTTGGTTTGGATCAATGGCGAGACGTTTTATCAACTACGTCAGATTGATGCCCTTTATGGTCGTTGGACGTCTGTATTGCCTAATGCTGAATTTATAGATTTTGACAATCCGTTTATCAGGAAAGATTTTCAGCAACCTATTGACGGCTACGAATTGCCTTGGGGCAATGTGCAAATGACCTTGATTTATGATCAAGCTAAGGTTAAGAATCCACCACGAAACAAAACTGAACTGCTGAATTTTGTCAAAACCCATCCAGGTCAATTTACCTTTGACAATCATTTTACAGGTTTGACTTTTTTAAAAAGTTTGCTGATCAGTTTTGCAGAAAATCCCAAAGAACTTTATAGTGAATTTGATGAAGCTACTTATCAAAAATATAGCCAACAACTATGGGAATACATCAACAAACTAAAACCTTATCTTTGGCAAAAAGGTGAAGTATTTCCAGAAAATGTAGCTCAAATGCATCAATTGTTTGCCTCGGGTGAAATTTGGTTCAGTATGAGTAACAACGACAGCGAAGTGGATAACAAAATTAGCGAAGGACTTTTTCCTAAAACCGCACGTGCTTATGTGCCTGATTTTGGCAGTATTCAAAACAGCCATTATTTGGGGATTCCAAAACTGTCTAAGCACAAAGCGTGAGCAATGTTGGTCGCCAATTTTATGATTTCAGCAGAAGCCCAAGCTCACAAATCTAAGCCTGAAGTTTGGGGCGATGGCAGTGTTTTAGATCTTAAAAAATTACCTGAAAATGAGAAACAACATTTTGAAAATATTGTTAGACGTCAATATGCACCACCGAGAAGTGAGCTTAATCAAAAAGCATTAATGGAGCTTAACCCCAAATATATGATTCGATTGGCTGAAGATTTTAGAACAAAAATTATTAATCCGTGAAATTGAAGGTTTATTTTATACTTGATGAAGTATTAATTTTACTAACTTTACCATATTCTTTTAAACATTAGGTTGATGATTTAAGGATTATTAAAAAACAAATCACAATGGCTTCAAAAAATATTTCTACAATTCCCTTTTCGGTACTCGATTTGGCAATGGTAATTGAAAATAAATCTATTACACATACATTTAACAATAGTTCGGATCTTGCACAGCATGTTGAAAAATGGGGCTATAACAGATATTGGCTAGCCGAGCATCATAATATGGAAGGCATAGCGAGTTCGGCAACTGTTATACTTATCGGATATATAGCCTCTAAAACATCAACTTTACGCGTTGGTTCAGGTGGCATTATGTTACCAAATCATGCACCATTAATAGTAGCCGAACAATTTGGCACACTCGAAACACTTTATCCTCAACGTATTGATTTGGGTTTAGGTCGTGCACCTGGAACCGACCAACTAACAGCTTACGCATTGCGTCGTGATCAAAAAGCGGCTATGAAATTTTCTGAAAACATTAAAGAACTTCAACTCTATTTATCAGCAAGCAACAAAACAGGACAAGTAAGAGCTATTCCTGGCGAAGGATTAGATATTCCAATTTGGATTCTTGGCTCAAGTACCGATAGTGCTTATTTAGTCGCTTCACTGGGTTTGCCTTATGCCTTTGCCAGCCACTTTGCTCCCGCACAACTACATCAGGCATTAGCAATATACCATCAAAATTTTCGTCCTTCCATGCAACAAAAAAAACCTTATGCTATGGCATGTGTAAACGCTATTCTGCTAATACAGATGAAGAAGCAGAAGAACTTGCCACTTCTTTCAAGAAACTGTTTCTGGGTATTATTACAGGTAAGCGCGAAAAACTACAAGCTCCAACTGAATTATCAAAATTTTATATAGACCCTCTCAAAGAACAAGCTTTACAACAAATGATAAAATATTCATTTGTGGGAAATTCTGAAACAGTAAAAAATAAAATGCAACAATTTTTAAATGAAACACTTGTTGACGAACTCATGATTACGAG
This genomic window from Flavobacterium sp. CS20 contains:
- a CDS encoding ABC transporter substrate-binding protein yields the protein MHKSIITIILICFLGCKTDKTSDESVDLSDWALIETQGQRQNINLMMWKGDPKINAYMSDYVLPKVKAQYGIDVNIVSGQGNMIVQSLMTELQANKSESEIDLVWINGETFYQLRQIDALYGRWTSVLPNAEFIDFDNPFIRKDFQQPIDGYELPWGNVQMTLIYDQAKVKNPPRNKTELLNFVKTHPGQFTFDNHFTGLTFLKSLLISFAENPKELYSEFDEATYQKYSQQLWEYINKLKPYLWQKGEVFPENVAQMHQLFASGEIWFSMSNNDSEVDNKISEGLFPKTARAYVPDFGSIQNSHYLGIPKLSKHKA
- a CDS encoding LLM class flavin-dependent oxidoreductase, whose translation is MASKNISTIPFSVLDLAMVIENKSITHTFNNSSDLAQHVEKWGYNRYWLAEHHNMEGIASSATVILIGYIASKTSTLRVGSGGIMLPNHAPLIVAEQFGTLETLYPQRIDLGLGRAPGTDQLTAYALRRDQKAAMKFSENIKELQLYLSASNKTGQVRAIPGEGLDIPIWILGSSTDSAYLVASLGLPYAFASHFAPAQLHQALAIYHQNFRPSMQQKKPYAMACVNAILLIQMKKQKNLPLLSRNCFWVLLQVSAKNYKLQLNYQNFI